GTCCTTGGGTACCTGAATATGCTCGCAATTATCTTGAAAAATTGGAGGGCCAATACACCTTTGATGATTTGCTTGAAATTGCCAAAGGGCAAATCAGGGAAGAAGAAACGGCAATAAAAAAAACCGAAAACCTCTTAATCTGTGATACAGACCTTCATGTCATCAAGGTATGGAGCCAACACAAATTCGGAAAAGTACATTCTTGGGTAGAACAGCAAATAACCGATAGGAAATATGACCTGTATTTATTGACAGACATTGATATTCCCTGGGAAAATGATCCGCAAAGAGAACATCCGGAACCGAAGCAAAGAGAATACTTTTTGGAAATTTATAGAAACCTAGTTATAGATTCCGGAATACCTTATCAAGTAATTTCAGGATCGCTTGAAGAGCGAAGGAAAAAATCAATTGAATTTATAGAAGAAAAAATCCCCTTATTCAATTAATCATTATTGGTTCGGGCTATGTTGCTACAAACCTTAGAAAGTTTGGCCAATTGTCCATCCTCTTCCAACGAATATCTGCTTCTCAATAACCCATTAAAGCCCTACTGTAAAAGTACCGTGAGATCTATTTTCTTACCTATTTTGAAATAAGGCATTCTTTATTTAAATTTTTAAGAATTTTCTGATTTACTCTTCAACTCCAGCACATCATGAAAAAATTTTGGGCCTCATGTTTCTTTTTCTTTCTGTTCTCAATCTCGATTTCCATAGCGCAGGACAAACCCAATGAAAATGAACCCGCAAAAATCATAGGCTATTTCAGCTATCTCAATCCCCTTGTGAAATTCAGTGGAGGCGAGACTACCAACAATTTCAGTAACGGCTATGCCATGGGTTTTCCCACAGGGCTGGTATACAGAACCAACAGCAACAGATATGGGTTTATATTTGAATTGGTCCCCATCATAGTTTTCAAAGAAGGTAGCAGCAGGATGGACAATTTGGTGCTTAATCCGGGGATTCAGTTTCACTTCCCCAATGGATGGAATTTCAACCAATTATTGTCCTTTGAAACTTCAGGGAGATACGGTTTGACTCCAGTTATCAGCAAGACTTTAAAAGTTGGTCAATTCACCTCTTGGTTTATGACTATACCAATGCCCATACGTTTTGGAAATGATGATCCAACCTCCCTTGAATTGGCACTTCAATTGGGCATTGCATTTTAAAAAATGTTAATTCTCTATATAATTATACCATACTTCACATATTTCAATAAATTAAACTTATTTTAAGCTACATTTGTAGTAAGACTGTAGAA
This window of the Aquiflexum balticum DSM 16537 genome carries:
- a CDS encoding AAA family ATPase codes for the protein MPHKIVVIGPESTGKSTLSKSLAEYFNCPWVPEYARNYLEKLEGQYTFDDLLEIAKGQIREEETAIKKTENLLICDTDLHVIKVWSQHKFGKVHSWVEQQITDRKYDLYLLTDIDIPWENDPQREHPEPKQREYFLEIYRNLVIDSGIPYQVISGSLEERRKKSIEFIEEKIPLFN